One Lysinibacillus sp. OF-1 DNA segment encodes these proteins:
- a CDS encoding MerR family transcriptional regulator: MLTIGEFSKISHLTLKTLRYYDEIGLLKPAFVDARNNYRYYNVPQLETALSISRLKNYLFSLEEIKFILTNWDDTELLSSKLKTKQEILTQQLTFYASLLNELKLDIHELDKKGSIMGYLNEIEIKLVDHLQYDILSQRKTINTDDFLKHFNELFSKIMFNNLLPSAKPLAIFHSAEYEPDNYDVEMAIPLTTATNETRLFNPGLCAMATLIGSYDKLPSIHTKLHVWITEHNYKLNGAPFEVYQTDPYSTQEDNNITDVFFPIKYK, from the coding sequence ATGCTGACCATTGGTGAATTTTCGAAAATATCTCATCTTACACTGAAAACGCTTCGCTACTACGATGAAATCGGACTTTTAAAGCCTGCTTTTGTTGATGCTAGAAATAACTATCGTTATTACAATGTTCCTCAATTAGAAACTGCTTTATCCATCTCGCGATTGAAAAACTATTTATTTTCTTTAGAAGAAATCAAATTTATTTTAACTAATTGGGATGATACCGAACTTCTTAGTTCTAAATTGAAAACAAAACAAGAAATTCTTACACAACAACTTACATTTTATGCTTCATTGTTAAATGAATTAAAACTTGATATTCATGAGCTTGATAAAAAGGGAAGTATCATGGGCTATTTAAATGAGATTGAGATTAAACTTGTGGATCACTTACAATATGATATCTTATCTCAGCGAAAGACAATAAATACCGATGATTTTCTAAAACACTTTAATGAGTTGTTTAGTAAAATTATGTTCAATAATTTATTACCTAGTGCAAAACCACTTGCTATTTTCCATAGTGCCGAATATGAACCTGATAATTATGATGTAGAAATGGCCATACCACTTACAACCGCCACGAATGAAACAAGATTATTTAATCCTGGTCTTTGTGCAATGGCTACGCTTATTGGTTCTTATGATAAACTACCTTCCATCCATACAAAACTACATGTTTGGATAACCGAACATAACTATAAACTAAATGGTGCACCGTTCGAAGTTTATCAAACAGATCCCTATAGTACACAAGAGGATAATAATATCACAGACGTATTTTTTCCTATTAAATATAAATAA
- a CDS encoding SDR family NAD(P)-dependent oxidoreductase, with the protein MSKNFIIFGASQGLGDAFVKGLPVMGDSVWIVSRSRPKSLNLNDGVNRHWLAIDLSNQQSIPTLKEKVKDIPFDVLIYNVGVWEKRGFEDDYTFDLDEVVDISNIININLTSTITYIQALLPNLRQAENGKVILIGSTAGLDHTNNAQVSFVTSKFGLRGITNALREHLRKDKISVTCINPGELAAEVPYEEGAEKAIHLYEGTRIPVQDIVSIVQCVIHLSPVSCVKEITIPAITDLNA; encoded by the coding sequence ATGAGTAAGAATTTCATTATATTTGGAGCGAGTCAAGGACTGGGTGATGCATTTGTCAAAGGTTTACCCGTCATGGGAGACTCTGTATGGATCGTGTCACGTTCTCGACCTAAAAGCTTAAATCTCAACGATGGTGTCAATCGTCATTGGCTCGCTATTGATTTGTCCAATCAGCAATCAATTCCAACTTTAAAAGAGAAGGTAAAAGACATTCCTTTCGATGTATTAATTTACAATGTTGGCGTATGGGAAAAGCGTGGATTCGAGGATGACTATACATTTGATTTGGATGAGGTCGTAGATATTTCAAACATAATCAATATAAATTTAACTTCTACAATTACATATATCCAAGCGCTTTTACCAAATTTAAGACAAGCGGAAAATGGAAAAGTGATTTTAATTGGCTCAACAGCGGGCTTAGATCACACGAACAATGCACAAGTTTCATTTGTTACATCTAAATTCGGCTTACGTGGCATTACCAATGCCCTTCGTGAACATTTAAGAAAGGATAAAATTTCTGTCACATGTATTAACCCAGGGGAGCTAGCAGCAGAAGTACCTTATGAAGAAGGGGCAGAGAAAGCAATTCATTTATATGAAGGGACTCGTATTCCTGTACAAGATATTGTATCAATTGTGCAATGTGTCATCCATTTATCACCTGTTTCATGTGTAAAGGAAATTACTATTCCTGCAATAACGGATTTGAATGCTTGA
- a CDS encoding DUF998 domain-containing protein, giving the protein MLLHISKKIGIVSWVVTILYFVIEPIFIMTALVPYNFMQQAMSDLGVTSCGKYTYSIAPHEICSPYHFWMNVLFIVNGLTFSVGVLYLSQYLERNGINKLGTVFILIFAIGNIVSGFIPADVHLFWHSILSQIGMFTVLFGLWIYAKSLTKGKRWTYLNVIVLITLLFFIILLFFFPLPAGLLQRLYYGVIFLWGTVLTILLSSSE; this is encoded by the coding sequence ATATTGTTACATATATCTAAAAAAATAGGAATAGTAAGTTGGGTTGTGACCATTTTATATTTTGTGATAGAGCCTATTTTTATTATGACTGCACTTGTACCCTATAATTTTATGCAACAAGCTATGAGTGATCTAGGAGTAACATCATGTGGAAAGTATACATATTCAATTGCACCTCATGAAATTTGTTCACCTTATCATTTTTGGATGAATGTATTGTTTATAGTAAACGGTTTAACATTTTCGGTTGGAGTGTTGTATCTTTCTCAGTATCTAGAAAGGAATGGAATAAATAAATTAGGAACAGTATTTATTCTTATATTTGCTATAGGAAATATTGTATCTGGTTTTATACCTGCAGATGTTCATTTATTTTGGCATTCCATATTATCACAAATAGGTATGTTTACTGTTTTGTTTGGACTGTGGATTTATGCAAAATCATTGACTAAAGGTAAGAGGTGGACCTATTTAAATGTAATTGTTCTTATAACTCTTCTTTTCTTTATCATTCTTTTGTTTTTCTTTCCATTGCCAGCAGGTCTATTACAAAGACTTTATTATGGTGTGATTTTCTTGTGGGGTACTGTGCTCACAATTTTATTAAGTTCATCAGAATAA
- a CDS encoding methyltransferase family protein: protein MYGINNSTIKEKIFILVAEIIYLVIAYYLLFNTYGKSAISLGLYIALIITALRLTAMMFIWLPRGIAMQEAIMNSIAFGIYYLGFPILMITSKQDPNITMLIVGWLLFLGGSILNTVSELLRKPFKDNPENKGKLYTGGLFKYAIHINYLGDCLWVLGLALISNNIYSLLIPLSLFFVFVFGYIPKSDDYLQNKYGEQFTIYKQKTKKLIPFIW from the coding sequence TTGTACGGTATAAATAATTCTACAATAAAAGAAAAAATCTTCATTTTAGTTGCTGAGATTATCTATTTAGTTATTGCATATTATTTACTTTTCAATACATATGGAAAATCTGCCATTTCTCTAGGGCTTTATATTGCTTTAATTATTACAGCTTTGCGATTAACAGCTATGATGTTTATTTGGTTACCTAGAGGTATTGCAATGCAAGAAGCTATCATGAACAGTATAGCCTTTGGGATTTATTATTTGGGCTTTCCCATTTTAATGATTACGAGCAAACAGGATCCAAACATAACAATGCTAATTGTAGGCTGGCTATTATTTTTAGGAGGAAGTATATTAAACACAGTTTCAGAATTACTTAGAAAACCTTTCAAAGACAATCCTGAAAACAAAGGTAAGCTCTATACGGGAGGTTTATTTAAATATGCGATTCATATTAATTACCTCGGAGACTGCCTTTGGGTACTAGGCTTAGCATTAATCTCTAACAATATTTATAGTTTACTTATCCCTCTTAGTTTATTCTTCGTGTTTGTTTTTGGCTATATTCCAAAATCAGATGATTACTTACAAAATAAGTACGGAGAACAATTTACAATATATAAACAGAAAACTAAAAAGCTAATCCCTTTCATTTGGTAA
- a CDS encoding acyl-CoA thioesterase: MFVSEKQIEIRYAETDQMGVVYHANYIIWLEIGRSQLVNDVGFEYAALEKDGYVSPVMDLSISYKAAMHYGQVATVRTWLEKHDRLRTTYGYEILHEDGTVAATAQSVHILAHKDTLRPVSLSKIDPAWDAKYKEIAVEAK, encoded by the coding sequence ATGTTTGTGAGTGAAAAACAGATTGAGATTCGATATGCGGAGACCGACCAAATGGGCGTGGTGTACCATGCAAACTATATCATTTGGTTGGAGATTGGGCGTTCGCAGCTGGTAAATGATGTAGGTTTTGAGTATGCTGCTTTAGAAAAAGATGGCTATGTTTCGCCAGTAATGGATTTATCGATTTCGTATAAGGCAGCCATGCATTATGGACAAGTAGCGACAGTGCGTACTTGGTTGGAGAAGCATGATCGTTTACGAACAACCTATGGCTATGAAATTTTACATGAGGATGGCACGGTGGCAGCCACAGCTCAATCCGTACATATTCTTGCGCATAAGGATACATTGCGCCCGGTCTCTTTAAGTAAAATTGATCCTGCTTGGGATGCCAAATATAAAGAAATTGCTGTTGAGGCAAAATAG
- a CDS encoding cold-shock protein, which produces MTQGTVKWFNAEKGFGFIEVEGGQDVFAHFSAIQGEGFKSLEEGQKVEFTVEEGQRGPQAANIVKL; this is translated from the coding sequence ATGACACAAGGTACAGTAAAATGGTTTAACGCAGAAAAAGGTTTTGGTTTCATCGAAGTTGAAGGCGGACAAGACGTATTCGCTCACTTCTCAGCTATTCAAGGTGAAGGTTTCAAATCACTTGAAGAAGGTCAAAAAGTTGAATTCACAGTAGAAGAAGGTCAACGCGGACCACAAGCTGCTAACATCGTAAAACTTTAA
- a CDS encoding helix-turn-helix domain-containing protein, which produces MENYSMRIIPRIFLRYYELIEDEMISQDEKQLIKLAFTLLNKRIEKNISQDEMAERTGLSKSVISRMETFSSIPSSLTLTKYASELGMELVLVDRELYKMWNTKNKSIMEK; this is translated from the coding sequence TTGGAAAATTACTCAATGAGAATAATACCAAGAATTTTTCTTCGCTATTATGAATTAATAGAAGATGAAATGATTTCTCAAGATGAAAAACAGCTAATTAAATTGGCTTTTACTTTATTAAATAAAAGAATAGAAAAAAATATTAGTCAAGATGAAATGGCTGAGAGAACTGGTCTATCCAAAAGTGTTATTTCGAGAATGGAAACCTTTAGCTCTATTCCATCCTCTTTAACCTTAACTAAATATGCAAGTGAATTAGGTATGGAATTAGTCCTTGTTGATAGAGAGCTTTATAAAATGTGGAATACAAAAAATAAATCGATAATGGAAAAGTGA
- a CDS encoding N-acetylmuramoyl-L-alanine amidase, giving the protein MSNQGTIHNGASIYHYTQQGHTANEISYRISNNNQVSYHVTVDDKESIQAIPFNRNVWHCGGSTDPNAIKKGNWLSIDIKICHSKSGGVRYRVAEENAVQHIAKHLKQFGWGIK; this is encoded by the coding sequence ATATCCAATCAAGGCACCATACACAATGGCGCCTCAATTTATCACTATACGCAACAAGGCCACACAGCTAATGAGATTTCATATAGGATTAGCAACAACAATCAGGTGTCTTATCATGTTACTGTGGATGATAAAGAAAGCATTCAGGCTATACCTTTTAATCGAAATGTTTGGCATTGTGGGGGTAGTACTGATCCTAATGCGATAAAGAAAGGAAACTGGCTTTCTATTGATATCAAAATTTGTCACAGCAAAAGTGGTGGGGTACGTTATCGAGTTGCAGAGGAAAACGCTGTTCAACACATTGCGAAGCATTTAAAACAATTCGGTTGGGGTATTAAGTAA
- a CDS encoding EAL-associated domain-containing protein yields the protein MDAIEVLTNLDQIHGYYQPIFSADAHTVIAYEISGHLQIEGQQINLKDFVNNEDIPEEYRIDMEHKILHAALAQIDEIASDIDIYIPSNPNLLMQDFGESHFNIIQQYIAEEDLRRIVLVVSEHRFLGDINKLHHALRYFTTFGVKTAVQEVGAESHLEHIALLAPHILKVNTRDLNYDSWSAQSDMISAIGSLAYKIGANLLFEDIETVYQLQFAWKNGGRFYQGPYLANPAMTFVDKDVLKERFKKECQQFITSEKKMLEAQYVQLKKLREELEAIVHRVKPTSDNVSQLEYLAELLDNYSFRLYICNEDGFQLTPNIMRIDGNWEVQPRAINKNWSWRPYFLQTIIKMRNDQSGEISELYRDIETGEITRTFSIAINEHEYLFVDLSYDYLYEHSIFR from the coding sequence ATGGACGCAATTGAAGTGTTAACAAATTTAGATCAAATACATGGGTATTATCAACCGATATTTAGCGCAGACGCGCATACGGTGATTGCCTACGAAATTTCCGGACATCTCCAAATTGAAGGGCAACAAATTAATTTAAAGGATTTCGTCAATAATGAAGATATTCCAGAAGAATATCGAATTGATATGGAGCATAAAATTTTACATGCGGCATTAGCCCAAATTGATGAGATTGCATCTGATATAGATATTTACATTCCAAGTAATCCAAATTTACTAATGCAAGATTTTGGTGAAAGTCATTTTAATATTATCCAACAATATATAGCTGAAGAGGATTTACGCCGTATCGTACTGGTTGTATCAGAGCACCGTTTTTTAGGAGATATAAATAAATTACACCACGCCCTGCGTTATTTTACGACTTTTGGGGTGAAAACCGCTGTGCAGGAAGTTGGAGCAGAAAGTCATTTAGAGCATATTGCTTTATTGGCACCTCATATTTTAAAGGTTAATACACGTGATTTAAATTATGATTCTTGGTCAGCTCAATCGGACATGATTTCCGCTATTGGTAGCCTTGCCTATAAAATTGGTGCCAATCTTTTATTTGAAGATATCGAAACGGTGTACCAGCTACAATTTGCCTGGAAAAACGGCGGTAGATTTTATCAAGGTCCGTACCTAGCGAATCCAGCAATGACCTTTGTCGATAAAGATGTGTTAAAGGAACGCTTTAAAAAGGAATGCCAGCAATTCATTACTTCTGAAAAGAAAATGCTAGAGGCGCAATATGTGCAGTTGAAAAAATTAAGAGAGGAATTAGAGGCAATTGTTCACCGTGTGAAACCAACGAGCGACAATGTATCCCAGCTAGAATATCTTGCCGAGTTATTGGATAATTACTCTTTCCGACTCTATATATGTAATGAGGATGGTTTCCAATTAACACCTAATATTATGCGAATTGATGGTAACTGGGAAGTACAGCCAAGAGCCATTAATAAGAACTGGAGCTGGCGCCCATACTTCCTCCAAACAATTATTAAAATGCGGAATGATCAAAGTGGGGAAATCTCAGAATTATACCGTGATATTGAAACAGGGGAAATTACTAGAACATTCTCCATCGCCATCAACGAACATGAATATTTGTTTGTTGACCTTTCCTATGACTATCTTTATGAGCACAGTATTTTTAGGTAA
- a CDS encoding SPFH domain-containing protein, whose translation MGLLKAGVGALTGVLEDQWREYFYCEALSADVLVTKGVKRTSKRGSNKGNDNIISNGSIIAINEGQCMMIVEQGKVVEFSSEAGEYVYDTSTEPSIMFDSDLSQGILETFKQIGKRFTFGGEPAKDQRVYYFNKKEIVGNKYGTPAPIPFRVIDHNIGLDIDIAIRCHGEYSYKIIDPLLFYTNVCGNVEHEFTRVAIDSQLKSELMTALQPAFAQISASGVRYSEIPAHTVALADALNKVLSEKWLATRGLAVVSFGISTLKASDEDEAMIKQLQRSAVMRDPGMAAAHLTGAQAEAMIAAANNEGGAMAGFMGMNMAAQAGGVNASQLYQINEQNKQAAMQNQATKATDTWTCACGHENTGKFCSECGAAKPAEEGWACTCGAVNKGKFCSECGAKKPAGALLYVCDKCGWTPEDPVNPPKFCPECGDVFDENDVK comes from the coding sequence ATGGGTTTATTAAAAGCAGGAGTTGGGGCATTAACAGGCGTCTTAGAGGATCAATGGCGTGAGTATTTCTATTGTGAGGCATTATCTGCAGATGTTCTTGTAACAAAGGGTGTGAAACGTACTTCTAAACGAGGTTCAAATAAAGGCAATGACAATATCATTAGCAATGGCTCGATTATTGCCATCAATGAAGGGCAATGTATGATGATTGTTGAGCAGGGGAAAGTTGTTGAATTTTCTTCAGAGGCTGGAGAATATGTTTATGATACATCAACAGAACCATCGATAATGTTTGATTCAGATTTGTCGCAAGGTATTCTGGAAACGTTTAAGCAAATAGGCAAGCGTTTCACTTTTGGAGGAGAGCCTGCGAAGGATCAGCGAGTTTACTATTTTAATAAGAAGGAAATTGTAGGGAACAAATATGGAACACCTGCACCCATTCCATTCCGTGTCATCGATCACAATATTGGTTTAGATATTGACATTGCAATTCGCTGTCACGGGGAATATTCATATAAAATTATTGATCCATTATTATTCTATACAAATGTTTGTGGCAATGTAGAGCATGAATTCACAAGAGTAGCAATTGATAGCCAGTTAAAATCGGAATTAATGACAGCATTACAGCCTGCTTTCGCGCAAATTTCAGCAAGTGGCGTTCGTTATAGTGAAATACCTGCTCATACAGTTGCTTTAGCAGATGCACTCAATAAGGTATTATCAGAAAAATGGCTTGCAACACGTGGCTTGGCTGTTGTGTCATTTGGTATCAGTACGCTCAAGGCTTCTGATGAAGATGAAGCCATGATTAAACAGCTACAACGTAGTGCCGTTATGCGTGATCCAGGCATGGCAGCTGCCCATTTAACGGGTGCGCAGGCAGAGGCTATGATTGCAGCTGCTAACAATGAGGGCGGTGCGATGGCAGGATTTATGGGCATGAATATGGCCGCACAAGCTGGTGGCGTCAATGCTAGTCAGCTTTATCAAATAAATGAGCAAAATAAGCAAGCTGCGATGCAAAATCAAGCAACGAAAGCAACTGATACATGGACTTGTGCATGTGGTCATGAAAACACGGGGAAATTCTGTTCAGAGTGTGGTGCGGCAAAACCAGCGGAAGAAGGCTGGGCATGTACTTGTGGTGCGGTCAATAAAGGTAAATTCTGTAGTGAGTGTGGGGCAAAAAAACCAGCTGGCGCTTTACTTTATGTATGTGATAAATGTGGATGGACACCAGAGGACCCAGTGAATCCGCCTAAATTCTGTCCAGAATGTGGCGATGTTTTTGATGAGAATGACGTCAAGTAA
- a CDS encoding phage holin family protein, with product MVANLIYLVLQDQGFTIGQIIPDAVVVMFILNELVSLGETSAKLGVNMYVPVKRALEIFNTKKKKAK from the coding sequence ATCGTAGCTAATCTCATCTATTTAGTACTGCAAGATCAAGGATTTACAATTGGACAGATTATTCCAGATGCTGTTGTAGTAATGTTTATCTTAAACGAACTAGTTAGCTTAGGCGAAACTTCAGCAAAACTCGGTGTGAATATGTATGTACCAGTTAAGAGGGCATTAGAGATATTCAATACAAAGAAGAAAAAAGCGAAATGA
- a CDS encoding DUF3953 domain-containing protein, producing the protein MLKILPIAFAIIAISLSTYGLITRDYQLNFLMIFFLGLSMLTLGIREFQSKRKAYGLFLIGVFFFSTYASIQSFIWR; encoded by the coding sequence ATGCTGAAAATTTTACCAATTGCCTTTGCTATCATAGCAATATCTCTTTCAACTTATGGACTTATTACACGTGATTACCAGCTGAATTTCCTAATGATATTCTTTTTGGGTTTATCTATGTTAACCTTAGGAATTAGAGAATTTCAAAGTAAGAGAAAAGCTTATGGTTTGTTTCTAATAGGAGTATTTTTCTTTTCAACATATGCATCAATTCAAAGTTTCATATGGAGATAA
- a CDS encoding phosphotransferase family protein yields MNNNFIETIQSLYSDLSIEDFYPNEIGQNNDVFIVNKSLVFRFPKYKNGINQLRRETEILKYIKGIISTPIPNPIYQSFEELKPGKVFTGYNLIDGVPLWKESLTGVNSVELVKGLAKQLVSFLVELHSISGEKASRDLKLKVRNPLEEMYSLYDKIQNNVFPFIRSDAQKEISQSFETFLKGKAFSNLDITLIHGDFGASNILWNPETSMISGIIDFGGSGLGDPAYDFAGILSSYGEDFLDMCINLYPNGDEIFERVKFYKSTFALQEALHGIENGDRQAFEDGIKDYR; encoded by the coding sequence ATGAATAATAACTTTATTGAAACCATTCAGTCGCTTTATTCTGACCTTTCCATTGAAGACTTTTATCCTAATGAAATTGGACAGAATAATGATGTGTTCATTGTAAACAAATCTTTGGTTTTTAGATTTCCAAAATATAAAAATGGAATCAATCAATTAAGAAGAGAGACGGAAATTTTAAAATACATTAAAGGTATCATCTCAACCCCTATTCCGAATCCAATTTATCAGTCTTTTGAAGAGTTAAAACCAGGTAAAGTCTTCACCGGCTATAACCTAATAGATGGTGTTCCTTTGTGGAAGGAGAGCTTAACAGGTGTTAATAGTGTTGAATTGGTTAAGGGGTTGGCCAAACAACTTGTTTCTTTTCTTGTAGAACTCCACTCTATTTCAGGGGAAAAAGCAAGTCGAGATTTGAAACTAAAGGTTCGTAACCCACTTGAAGAGATGTATAGCCTGTATGATAAGATTCAAAATAATGTATTTCCTTTTATCAGAAGCGACGCTCAAAAGGAAATTTCACAATCTTTTGAAACGTTTCTAAAAGGGAAGGCATTCTCAAATTTAGATATAACACTTATACACGGAGATTTTGGAGCATCTAACATATTATGGAATCCAGAAACAAGTATGATTTCAGGGATAATAGACTTTGGTGGTTCGGGTTTAGGAGATCCAGCGTATGACTTTGCTGGAATACTCTCTAGCTATGGCGAGGATTTTTTGGATATGTGTATTAACCTATATCCTAACGGTGATGAAATATTTGAACGAGTTAAATTTTATAAAAGTACATTTGCTTTACAAGAGGCATTGCATGGGATTGAGAATGGAGATAGACAGGCTTTTGAAGATGGCATTAAAGATTATAGATAA
- a CDS encoding DUF4352 domain-containing protein, protein MKKPFYKKWWFILIVAIIVIGAIGNMAGGNDTTKEKDSKDKVETSAKAPENKDSSKDDEKAKEKEEIAVIDTPLEVGDAVFTLNGVSLTDQVGPSVLPTKASGTYVVLDVTYKNNGNKAVTIDASFFKLKRGEKTYESDSVASMSANQGEDGNIQNSFFLQEVNPDMEIKGKVVFDLAPEVAEATDLQLQVQTGIFGTETGMINLRHY, encoded by the coding sequence ATGAAAAAACCTTTCTACAAAAAATGGTGGTTTATTTTAATTGTTGCCATCATTGTAATCGGCGCCATTGGTAATATGGCAGGAGGCAATGATACAACAAAGGAGAAGGATTCTAAAGATAAAGTTGAGACTTCTGCAAAAGCGCCAGAAAATAAAGATTCATCAAAAGATGATGAAAAAGCTAAAGAAAAAGAAGAGATTGCCGTAATTGATACTCCTTTAGAAGTTGGAGATGCAGTGTTTACTCTAAATGGAGTTAGTTTAACAGATCAAGTAGGGCCTTCTGTATTACCTACAAAAGCAAGTGGTACATATGTTGTGTTAGATGTTACTTACAAAAACAATGGAAATAAAGCTGTAACAATTGATGCTAGTTTCTTCAAATTAAAACGTGGTGAAAAAACATATGAATCCGATAGTGTTGCTAGCATGTCAGCAAACCAAGGTGAAGATGGTAACATTCAAAATAGCTTCTTCTTACAAGAAGTAAACCCTGACATGGAGATTAAAGGTAAAGTTGTATTTGACCTTGCTCCAGAAGTAGCAGAAGCAACTGATTTACAACTGCAAGTACAAACGGGTATTTTCGGTACTGAAACAGGTATGATTAATCTAAGACATTATTAA
- a CDS encoding ClbS/DfsB family four-helix bundle protein, translating to MRQYANKEELISMINDKYKKYIAEFNDIPEVLKNKRIEEVDKTPSENLSYQLGWINLLLHWEQKEQQGEEVHTPAEGYKWNNLGGLYNSFYEQYGAYSLKEQQSMLDEAVTNLCEWLNILSEKELFEVDQRRWAKTQANWPVWKWVHINSVAPFTNFRTKIRKWKKINL from the coding sequence GTGAGGCAGTATGCAAACAAGGAAGAATTGATTAGTATGATTAACGACAAGTATAAAAAATATATTGCAGAATTTAATGATATACCAGAAGTCTTGAAAAACAAACGGATTGAGGAAGTGGATAAAACTCCATCTGAAAACCTTTCTTATCAACTTGGATGGATAAATCTTTTGCTTCACTGGGAGCAAAAAGAACAACAGGGAGAAGAAGTACACACGCCAGCAGAAGGCTATAAGTGGAATAATCTAGGTGGATTGTACAATTCTTTTTATGAACAATATGGAGCGTACTCTTTGAAAGAACAACAATCAATGCTTGATGAAGCGGTCACTAATTTATGTGAGTGGTTAAATATTCTATCTGAGAAGGAATTATTTGAAGTTGATCAAAGGCGATGGGCAAAAACACAAGCTAATTGGCCTGTTTGGAAATGGGTTCACATTAATTCAGTTGCCCCATTTACAAACTTTAGAACCAAAATTCGTAAATGGAAGAAGATTAACCTTTAA
- a CDS encoding GNAT family N-acetyltransferase, whose protein sequence is MEKWKRVELKHFSSEYMKELNSFVLTEEQKQFSALPSKFGEINEGQYRIVILSDNTPVGFFLLNTNERVKKYSTNLNAMLLTALSINHTEQGKGYAKQGMTLLVEFVKAEFPNCDEIVLVVDKDNIPAQKLYFKVGFEDTNERLIGRIGEEIIMRQFIK, encoded by the coding sequence ATGGAAAAATGGAAAAGGGTTGAATTAAAGCATTTTTCAAGTGAATATATGAAAGAATTGAACTCTTTTGTACTTACAGAAGAACAAAAACAATTTTCTGCCCTTCCAAGCAAATTTGGAGAAATTAATGAAGGACAGTATCGTATTGTCATTTTAAGTGATAATACACCAGTGGGTTTCTTCCTTCTCAATACAAATGAAAGAGTAAAGAAATACTCTACTAATTTGAATGCAATGTTATTAACTGCATTATCAATTAACCATACAGAGCAAGGAAAAGGTTACGCAAAACAGGGAATGACCTTACTAGTTGAGTTTGTGAAAGCAGAATTCCCTAATTGCGATGAAATTGTTTTAGTTGTAGACAAAGATAATATACCAGCACAAAAACTATATTTTAAAGTAGGATTTGAAGATACAAATGAGAGACTAATAGGACGAATCGGCGAAGAAATCATCATGAGACAATTCATAAAATAA
- a CDS encoding DUF423 domain-containing protein — translation MEMFLVLGAILAGLGVILGAFGAHALKDKFASPHYAAIWETAVQYQMYHALGIMGLGILSNEALLGSSSLLSWAVYLMFTGIVFFSGSLYVLAVTGVKKLGAITPIGGMLFIVAWVLVIIAALS, via the coding sequence ATGGAAATGTTTTTAGTGTTAGGTGCGATTTTGGCAGGTCTTGGTGTTATTTTAGGTGCTTTCGGGGCACATGCACTGAAGGATAAGTTTGCTTCACCGCATTATGCAGCGATTTGGGAAACGGCTGTGCAATATCAGATGTATCATGCTTTAGGGATTATGGGGCTAGGTATTCTCTCTAATGAGGCACTTTTAGGAAGCTCTAGTCTGCTTTCTTGGGCAGTATATTTGATGTTTACAGGGATTGTTTTCTTTTCTGGTAGCTTATATGTGCTTGCCGTGACAGGTGTGAAAAAGCTAGGGGCGATTACACCAATTGGCGGAATGTTATTTATCGTCGCATGGGTGCTTGTTATAATAGCTGCCTTATCCTAA